A portion of the Bulleidia sp. zg-1006 genome contains these proteins:
- the atpC gene encoding ATP synthase F1 subunit epsilon, with the protein MTKIHCRIITPEKLYREFDSDILTIETTEGQQGILPNHMPLVTNLAIGKLSSVLDGKREEYAVTGGLFYFRENKAEILTDAIESKEEIDLARAEQAKNRAEKRIQHKSEDIDLRRAEIALKKALNRIRVGKL; encoded by the coding sequence ATGACTAAAATTCATTGTCGTATAATCACACCTGAAAAACTATATCGCGAATTTGATTCGGATATTCTAACCATTGAAACAACAGAAGGTCAACAAGGTATCTTACCAAACCACATGCCCTTAGTGACCAATTTGGCGATTGGTAAATTGAGTTCGGTATTGGATGGAAAAAGAGAGGAATACGCTGTTACAGGCGGATTATTCTATTTCCGTGAAAACAAGGCCGAGATTTTAACCGATGCGATTGAGTCTAAAGAAGAGATTGATTTAGCTCGTGCCGAACAAGCGAAAAATCGAGCAGAGAAGCGAATTCAACATAAGAGCGAGGATATTGACTTAAGACGAGCGGAAATCGCATTAAAAAAAGCGCTAAATCGTATTCGAGTTGGTAAACTATAG
- a CDS encoding TatD family hydrolase: MKYFLVSVWVNRMRFLDSHFHLMAEEFDKDREVVLQRALNQGVKDLMVITLDNEETKKAIEFNQAHGNPFLIAAGIFPEDLEKNNEIYWQEFCDLCAKPEISAIGEIGLEYHWVSDPELREKQKLLFAKQIELSKALNKPYLVHSRDAIQDTFDIMKAHGGRGLVHCFPGSLEMAKEFNKFGFYLAIGGVLTFKNAKHAPEVVRGMDIRYLLSETDAPYMTPVPHRGQRNEPSYIPYIVEKMAELRGISKEEMTAQIQQNWLNFFTKK, translated from the coding sequence ATGAAATATTTTCTCGTTTCTGTTTGGGTAAATAGGATGAGATTTTTAGATAGTCATTTTCATTTGATGGCAGAAGAGTTTGATAAAGATCGTGAAGTTGTATTACAAAGAGCCTTAAATCAAGGGGTTAAAGATTTAATGGTGATTACCTTGGATAATGAAGAAACGAAAAAGGCGATTGAATTCAATCAAGCCCATGGCAATCCATTCTTGATTGCGGCCGGTATTTTTCCCGAGGATTTAGAAAAGAATAATGAAATCTATTGGCAAGAGTTTTGTGATTTATGTGCAAAACCAGAAATAAGTGCGATTGGTGAAATTGGTTTGGAATACCATTGGGTAAGTGACCCCGAGCTTCGTGAAAAACAGAAACTTTTGTTCGCAAAACAGATTGAGTTATCGAAAGCGTTGAATAAGCCTTATTTGGTGCATAGTCGTGATGCGATACAAGATACTTTTGACATTATGAAAGCTCATGGTGGTCGTGGTTTGGTGCATTGTTTCCCAGGCTCACTGGAAATGGCGAAGGAGTTTAATAAGTTTGGTTTTTACCTAGCCATTGGGGGTGTTTTAACCTTTAAAAACGCAAAACATGCTCCGGAGGTGGTTAGGGGGATGGATATTCGTTATTTATTAAGTGAAACGGATGCGCCTTATATGACTCCGGTTCCCCATCGTGGTCAACGTAACGAACCTAGTTATATTCCTTACATTGTTGAAAAAATGGCAGAGCTTCGTGGTATTTCTAAGGAAGAAATGACGGCTCAAATTCAGCAAAATTGGTTAAATTTTTTTACTAAAAAGTAA
- the mnmE gene encoding tRNA uridine-5-carboxymethylaminomethyl(34) synthesis GTPase MnmE, with translation MSNDTIVAISTADAMAAVSIIRISGPDTFSMVEKLCHKDVSKVAGYRLVRAEVFEQEEVVDDILVAVFHHPRSYTGEDVVELNCHGGVYLTHKILQLILGLGARLAKRGEFTQRAFLNGKMDLSQAEAIQDLIVAEDEINTKSAIHTLKGSILRVLKPLEEDLIQMIAHIEVNIDYPEYDDVEVLVQSDILPKARVWRNQLKKLVTRSEKAQVVKNGIQTAIVGRPNVGKSSLLNALLEEDKAIVTDIAGTTRDIVEGNIRIGSFSLHLIDTAGIRESHNQIEQIGIEKSKQMMKQAQLILLVLDGSQELTLEDQELLEQTKDKTRIIIYNKKDLGTKYDGVQISAANGDVEELIEKIGELFQQEVLAANGDTLANDRQIGLAKASLRAMDQAIEALEAGMELDLVTVDLQESWNCLKDMSGGRSRENLLDEIFSRFCLGK, from the coding sequence ATGAGTAATGATACAATCGTTGCAATATCTACAGCTGATGCGATGGCGGCCGTTTCCATCATTCGTATTTCCGGACCAGATACTTTCTCTATGGTTGAAAAGCTTTGTCATAAAGATGTTTCTAAGGTGGCAGGCTATCGTTTGGTGCGGGCTGAGGTATTTGAGCAGGAAGAAGTGGTGGATGATATTTTAGTTGCTGTTTTTCATCATCCTCGTTCGTATACCGGTGAAGATGTAGTGGAATTGAATTGCCATGGGGGTGTGTATTTAACACATAAGATTCTACAATTAATCCTAGGCTTAGGAGCGCGTCTTGCAAAAAGAGGAGAATTTACGCAAAGAGCTTTCTTAAATGGAAAAATGGATTTATCGCAAGCGGAAGCGATTCAAGACTTGATTGTGGCGGAGGATGAAATCAATACGAAATCGGCAATTCATACATTAAAAGGCTCTATCCTAAGAGTTCTTAAACCGCTGGAAGAGGACTTAATTCAAATGATTGCTCATATTGAAGTGAACATCGATTATCCGGAATACGATGATGTGGAAGTATTAGTGCAATCGGATATTTTACCGAAAGCACGTGTGTGGCGAAATCAATTAAAGAAATTAGTTACCCGGTCGGAAAAAGCACAGGTAGTGAAAAATGGTATCCAAACAGCGATTGTTGGTCGTCCAAATGTTGGTAAGAGTTCTTTGTTGAATGCACTATTGGAAGAAGATAAAGCAATCGTGACAGATATTGCCGGTACAACAAGAGATATTGTGGAAGGAAACATTCGCATTGGTTCCTTCTCTTTGCATTTGATTGATACTGCCGGCATTCGTGAAAGCCATAACCAAATCGAACAAATAGGTATTGAAAAATCCAAACAAATGATGAAACAGGCACAGCTGATTTTATTGGTTTTAGATGGTTCTCAAGAATTAACATTAGAAGACCAAGAGCTTTTGGAACAAACTAAGGATAAGACAAGAATTATTATTTATAACAAGAAGGACTTAGGAACTAAGTACGATGGTGTTCAAATCAGTGCGGCGAATGGAGATGTGGAGGAATTGATTGAAAAGATTGGAGAATTATTCCAACAAGAAGTCCTTGCGGCAAATGGGGATACTTTAGCAAATGATCGTCAAATTGGTTTAGCAAAGGCTTCATTAAGAGCAATGGATCAAGCGATTGAAGCTTTAGAAGCTGGTATGGAATTGGATTTGGTTACGGTTGATTTACAAGAAAGCTGGAATTGTTTGAAAGATATGAGTGGGGGCAGAAGCCGAGAGAATTTGTTGGATGAAATATTTTCTCGTTTCTGTTTGGGTAAATAG
- the atpH gene encoding ATP synthase F1 subunit delta gives MNNELAIRYGQGLFEVAKEKNCVNAFLMEVQELKSVFQREPKLLSVLKATRISKQEKHDFLNRLFKNALQMDVLNFVHLMVDRKRVPYLVDSLEAYETLAYEELKMKVATVYSARPLSANQMEKVKGKLEQDSGYQILLHNEVDESLIAGIKVKIGNQVMDISTQYQIEQLKQKLLKGVRG, from the coding sequence ATGAATAATGAGCTGGCGATACGCTATGGACAAGGTTTGTTTGAAGTAGCGAAAGAAAAGAATTGCGTGAATGCTTTCTTAATGGAAGTACAAGAGCTTAAATCAGTGTTTCAAAGAGAACCTAAATTATTAAGTGTTTTAAAAGCGACACGAATTAGTAAACAAGAAAAACACGATTTTTTGAATCGTCTTTTTAAGAATGCTCTGCAAATGGATGTGTTAAATTTTGTACATTTGATGGTAGATCGTAAGCGGGTTCCATACTTAGTGGATAGCCTAGAGGCTTATGAAACATTAGCTTATGAAGAGTTAAAGATGAAAGTCGCAACGGTCTATTCAGCGCGACCGTTAAGCGCTAATCAGATGGAAAAAGTAAAAGGAAAGCTCGAACAGGATTCAGGTTATCAAATCTTACTTCATAACGAAGTAGATGAAAGTTTAATTGCCGGAATTAAGGTAAAGATAGGAAATCAAGTTATGGATATTTCTACACAATACCAAATCGAACAATTAAAACAGAAATTATTGAAAGGAGTACGAGGATGA
- a CDS encoding ParB/RepB/Spo0J family partition protein, with protein MPDKKKNGLGRGLDSLFGTDVSQLMSQIENGSQDFVSTKQDEIPVDKIQPNPYQPRKEFDQKALEDLAKSIQEHGIFTPLLVIKRRSDYQLVAGERRLRAAKMAHLEKVPVIIVDFNDEQMMEISLLENIQREDLSPLEEAFGFQTLMNKLDYTQEKLAERVGKSRAYCANILRLLKLPPEVQSLLKNQELTVGHVRPLLTLQDENEMIRLAHKMVNESLSVREAEKLCAKGADDKKPLLVKVKKDPQLMDIQNQMSRKLGTKVELSHKKISISYEGNEDLNRILALLHCLDQE; from the coding sequence ATGCCGGATAAAAAGAAAAATGGATTGGGACGTGGGTTGGATTCTTTGTTTGGAACGGATGTTTCCCAATTGATGAGTCAAATTGAAAATGGATCACAGGATTTTGTGTCAACCAAACAGGATGAGATTCCGGTTGATAAAATTCAACCAAACCCTTATCAGCCAAGAAAAGAGTTTGACCAAAAGGCATTGGAGGATTTAGCCAAGTCCATTCAAGAGCATGGTATCTTCACACCGTTATTGGTGATTAAGCGAAGAAGCGACTATCAACTCGTTGCCGGTGAAAGAAGATTAAGAGCCGCTAAGATGGCTCACTTGGAAAAAGTACCGGTTATCATTGTGGATTTTAATGATGAACAGATGATGGAAATTTCCTTATTAGAAAATATTCAAAGAGAAGATTTAAGTCCACTTGAAGAAGCTTTTGGCTTTCAAACCTTAATGAATAAATTGGATTATACCCAAGAAAAATTAGCGGAAAGAGTGGGTAAGTCCAGAGCTTATTGTGCCAATATACTTCGTTTATTAAAGTTGCCACCAGAAGTGCAATCTTTATTGAAGAACCAAGAATTAACGGTTGGTCATGTACGCCCTTTATTAACGCTACAAGATGAAAATGAAATGATTCGTTTAGCACATAAAATGGTCAATGAAAGTCTATCGGTTCGTGAGGCAGAGAAATTATGTGCTAAGGGGGCTGATGATAAGAAGCCGCTTCTTGTGAAAGTGAAGAAGGATCCACAGTTAATGGATATTCAAAACCAAATGAGTCGTAAGTTAGGAACCAAGGTGGAATTAAGTCATAAAAAGATTTCAATTTCGTATGAAGGTAATGAGGATTTAAATCGCATTTTAGCTTTATTGCATTGTTTGGATCAAGAATAA
- the atpD gene encoding F0F1 ATP synthase subunit beta, whose amino-acid sequence MQEKGKIVQVIGPVIDIQFATEHLPAIRNAIHIPYQDGFMTAEVAQHVGDDVVRCIAMSSTDGLVRGVECLDTGSPIQVPVGDEVLGRMFNVLGETIDGLGPVQTDKRLPIHREAPSFSEQRTTSDILETGIKVIDLLCPYAKGGKIGLFGGAGVGKTVLMQELIHNIAIEHGGRSVVAGVGERTREGNDMYHEMKDSGVLKNTVLTYGQMNESPGARMRVALTALTMAEYFRDEERQEVLLFIDNIFRFTQAGSEVSALLGRMPSAVGYQPTLATEMGQLQERITSTDKGSITSVQAIYVPADDLTDPAPATTFSHLDARLVLDRSIAALGIYPAVDPLGSSSRMLDPLVIGEEHYQVAREVQEILQRYKELQDIIAILGMEELSEDDKRVVARARRVRNFLSQPFSVAEQFSGLSGKYVKVKDTVRSFREILDGKYDDLPEVAFLSVGTIEDVVEKAEQL is encoded by the coding sequence ATGCAAGAAAAAGGAAAGATTGTACAGGTGATTGGACCTGTCATTGATATACAATTTGCGACGGAACATTTACCGGCCATTCGTAATGCAATTCACATTCCTTACCAAGATGGTTTTATGACGGCGGAAGTTGCTCAACATGTTGGTGATGATGTGGTGCGTTGTATTGCGATGTCTTCAACCGATGGTTTGGTTCGTGGCGTAGAATGTCTTGATACAGGATCTCCAATCCAAGTGCCGGTTGGTGATGAAGTACTGGGTAGAATGTTCAATGTGCTGGGGGAAACAATTGATGGTCTAGGTCCTGTACAAACGGACAAGAGATTACCAATTCATAGAGAAGCACCAAGCTTTTCTGAACAGCGAACAACATCGGATATTCTTGAAACAGGAATTAAGGTTATTGATTTACTTTGCCCATACGCAAAGGGTGGTAAGATTGGTTTGTTTGGTGGTGCCGGGGTTGGTAAAACCGTTTTAATGCAGGAGCTTATCCACAATATTGCGATTGAGCATGGGGGTCGTTCTGTTGTTGCCGGGGTTGGGGAAAGAACTCGTGAAGGTAACGATATGTACCATGAAATGAAAGATTCAGGTGTCTTAAAGAATACGGTTTTAACTTATGGACAAATGAATGAGTCTCCCGGTGCTCGTATGCGTGTTGCTTTAACAGCTTTAACGATGGCTGAATATTTTCGTGATGAAGAAAGACAGGAAGTGTTATTATTCATCGATAATATCTTCCGTTTTACGCAAGCGGGTTCAGAAGTATCGGCTTTATTAGGTCGTATGCCTTCAGCGGTTGGCTATCAACCAACCTTAGCAACGGAAATGGGTCAGCTGCAAGAAAGAATTACATCAACGGATAAAGGTTCAATTACCTCGGTGCAAGCAATTTATGTGCCGGCCGATGACTTAACGGATCCGGCGCCGGCGACGACGTTCTCGCACTTGGATGCTCGTTTGGTCTTAGATCGTTCGATTGCGGCTTTGGGTATTTATCCGGCGGTAGATCCATTAGGTTCTTCTTCACGTATGTTAGATCCGCTCGTGATTGGTGAGGAACACTACCAAGTGGCACGGGAAGTGCAAGAAATTTTACAGCGTTATAAAGAGCTACAAGATATTATTGCTATTTTAGGAATGGAAGAATTATCGGAAGATGATAAGAGAGTGGTTGCTCGTGCTCGTCGTGTACGTAACTTTTTATCTCAACCATTCTCGGTAGCGGAACAGTTCTCCGGTTTATCAGGTAAGTATGTCAAAGTGAAAGATACCGTTCGTAGTTTCCGTGAAATCCTAGATGGTAAATACGATGATTTACCGGAGGTGGCTTTCTTGAGTGTCGGCACTATTGAAGATGTGGTAGAAAAGGCTGAACAATTATAA
- the atpA gene encoding F0F1 ATP synthase subunit alpha, which produces MSNIRLEEISSLIKQEIEQYGNKVESSDVGYVISVGDGIAMVQGMSQAMSSELLDFGHGVMGMVQNLEEDHIGAVLLGNDRSIKEGDEVRRTGKIVEVPVGDALLGRVVDALGQAIDGGKPIQSDKTRPVERIAPGVMTRKSVSQPLMTGLKVIDSMIPIGKGQRELIIGDRETGKTAIALDTILNQKGKNVYCIYVAIGQKESTVARFVQKLRENSALEYTTIVNEGASASAPLQYLAPYAGCAMGEEWMEQGKDVLIIYDDLSKHAVAYRTMSLLLRRPPGREAYPGDVFYLHSRLLERAAKLSDELGGGSLTALPIIETQAGDISAYIPTNVISITDGQIFLQADLFASGVRPAVDSGLSVSRVGSAAQTKVMKSVSSSLKLELAQYNEMLSFSQFGSDLDDSTKRIINHGAHLTELLKQGQYKPYSMIDQVLSLFAAKNNVFDQVDLEDISELENRILRYFHTEKADLLNEIESSGNLNDEQRAVLKEGMAQVLEDFLLVKGAK; this is translated from the coding sequence ATGAGTAATATCCGACTAGAAGAAATTAGTTCTCTCATTAAACAAGAGATTGAACAATATGGGAATAAAGTAGAATCCAGTGATGTCGGCTATGTCATCAGCGTTGGGGATGGTATTGCGATGGTTCAAGGTATGAGCCAAGCAATGTCTTCGGAATTATTAGACTTTGGTCATGGTGTTATGGGTATGGTGCAAAACCTAGAAGAAGACCATATTGGTGCTGTGTTATTAGGTAATGACCGTAGTATCAAAGAAGGCGACGAGGTACGTCGTACTGGTAAGATTGTTGAAGTACCGGTTGGTGATGCTTTATTAGGACGTGTTGTGGATGCGTTGGGGCAAGCCATTGATGGTGGAAAACCAATTCAAAGCGATAAAACAAGACCGGTGGAACGTATTGCTCCGGGGGTAATGACACGTAAATCCGTTTCTCAACCTTTAATGACAGGATTAAAAGTGATTGACTCCATGATTCCAATTGGTAAAGGACAACGTGAGTTAATCATCGGTGATCGTGAAACAGGCAAAACAGCGATTGCTTTGGATACCATTTTGAACCAAAAAGGAAAGAATGTGTATTGCATTTATGTAGCGATTGGGCAAAAAGAAAGTACGGTTGCCCGTTTCGTACAAAAGCTTCGTGAAAATAGTGCTTTAGAGTACACAACGATTGTTAATGAAGGGGCCAGCGCTTCCGCTCCTTTACAATACCTAGCTCCATACGCAGGTTGTGCGATGGGTGAGGAATGGATGGAACAAGGCAAGGATGTCTTAATTATTTATGATGATTTATCCAAACATGCAGTAGCGTATCGTACGATGTCTTTATTATTACGTCGCCCGCCCGGACGTGAAGCTTACCCTGGTGATGTCTTCTATTTACACTCTCGTTTGTTAGAAAGAGCCGCGAAGTTATCCGATGAATTGGGTGGTGGTTCTTTAACGGCTTTACCAATTATTGAAACCCAAGCGGGTGATATTTCGGCTTATATTCCAACGAATGTCATTTCCATTACGGATGGTCAGATTTTCTTACAAGCGGATTTATTCGCGTCAGGTGTTCGTCCGGCGGTGGACTCCGGTTTATCCGTATCCCGTGTTGGTTCAGCCGCCCAAACCAAAGTCATGAAGTCAGTTTCTTCCTCTTTGAAATTGGAGTTGGCACAATACAATGAAATGCTGTCATTTTCACAATTCGGTTCTGATTTGGATGATAGCACTAAGAGGATTATCAACCATGGTGCGCATTTGACGGAACTATTGAAACAAGGTCAATACAAGCCTTATTCCATGATTGATCAGGTGCTAAGCCTCTTCGCAGCCAAGAACAATGTGTTTGATCAAGTAGACTTAGAGGATATTTCAGAATTAGAAAATCGTATTCTTCGTTATTTCCACACGGAAAAAGCAGACTTATTAAATGAGATTGAAAGCTCCGGGAATTTAAACGATGAACAACGTGCTGTTTTAAAAGAAGGAATGGCACAAGTTTTAGAAGATTTCTTATTAGTTAAAGGAGCTAAGTAG
- a CDS encoding F0F1 ATP synthase subunit A, translated as MELQTTVFNIAIITVVVAFLIIFTSKKVDYADPMAKPSMFVTVIVSLVTMILNTAKASLGEEKAKMLTPYILVLWMYIFLSNISGLFGIESPTSNFSVTILLSFITWVLIQITIFRYSGVKAYFKSFFEPIPVMLPMNIMGKFSTMLSMAMRLFGNITCGSIMMQLVYMGTQNLSKAIVGLFGASSNFNFMAPIMAPLLHIYFDLFAGFIQTLVFVTLTIILIGNEIPDTEKN; from the coding sequence ATGGAACTACAAACAACAGTGTTTAATATTGCGATTATTACTGTCGTAGTTGCTTTTTTGATTATCTTTACTTCAAAAAAAGTTGATTATGCAGATCCGATGGCAAAGCCGTCCATGTTTGTGACGGTCATTGTGAGTTTGGTAACGATGATATTAAATACTGCGAAGGCTTCCTTGGGGGAAGAGAAAGCTAAGATGCTGACACCATATATCTTAGTGCTTTGGATGTATATCTTCTTAAGTAATATTTCCGGATTGTTTGGCATTGAAAGTCCAACATCAAACTTTTCGGTAACCATTCTGTTATCGTTTATTACTTGGGTTCTGATTCAAATCACTATCTTTAGATACAGTGGTGTAAAAGCATACTTTAAAAGCTTTTTTGAGCCAATCCCGGTGATGCTACCAATGAATATTATGGGTAAATTCTCAACGATGTTATCCATGGCCATGCGTCTTTTTGGTAATATTACTTGTGGCTCGATTATGATGCAACTGGTTTATATGGGAACCCAAAATCTTTCGAAAGCGATTGTTGGTTTGTTTGGAGCGAGTTCAAACTTTAACTTTATGGCTCCTATTATGGCGCCACTCTTGCATATCTATTTCGATTTATTTGCCGGTTTTATCCAGACACTCGTATTTGTTACATTAACAATCATTTTGATTGGTAACGAAATTCCAGATACAGAAAAAAATTAA
- the atpG gene encoding ATP synthase F1 subunit gamma — MPESRQALRGRIRSIRSTRKITSAMEMISNAKLFRQRSRMESNREFSTRLQSIVNEIMVKSPQIESPFMVHNKQDKALVFVFCSDMGLAGGYNANVMKELKAQVPLDSEIVLIGSSLRRLIREAGYPIRAKIESDHVIFSELKKLLDSAVYDFQLGKIGKIQILHTKFVNTMRFEPIVETILPFHFDGVAQKTERVETLFEPNPEVLLNALIPMMLTSVLYSHWLESTTSEQGSRRIAMKTATDNADELSQQLQLEYNKIRQAAITQEITEIVGGASVES, encoded by the coding sequence ATGCCGGAATCAAGGCAAGCACTTAGAGGTCGTATTCGTTCTATTCGTAGTACTCGTAAAATCACCTCGGCAATGGAAATGATTTCCAATGCGAAATTATTCCGTCAACGCTCGAGAATGGAAAGCAATCGTGAATTTTCCACTCGTTTACAATCGATTGTGAATGAAATCATGGTGAAAAGTCCACAAATTGAAAGTCCATTTATGGTTCATAACAAACAAGACAAGGCGCTTGTGTTTGTGTTTTGTTCGGACATGGGATTAGCGGGCGGCTATAATGCGAATGTGATGAAAGAATTAAAGGCACAGGTTCCTTTAGATAGTGAGATTGTACTGATTGGGTCTTCTTTACGTCGTTTAATTCGTGAAGCCGGTTATCCAATTCGGGCTAAGATTGAATCAGACCATGTAATCTTTAGTGAATTAAAGAAGCTATTGGATTCAGCGGTGTATGATTTCCAACTAGGAAAGATTGGTAAAATTCAAATTTTACATACAAAGTTTGTAAATACGATGCGTTTTGAACCAATCGTAGAGACAATTTTACCATTCCATTTTGATGGTGTTGCACAAAAAACAGAAAGGGTTGAAACTTTGTTTGAACCAAATCCGGAAGTGCTATTAAATGCCCTGATCCCAATGATGCTAACATCGGTGTTGTATTCTCATTGGTTAGAAAGCACCACTTCGGAACAGGGTAGTCGAAGAATAGCAATGAAGACAGCAACGGATAATGCGGATGAATTATCGCAACAATTACAGCTCGAATACAATAAGATACGCCAAGCGGCGATTACGCAGGAAATTACTGAAATTGTTGGTGGCGCAAGTGTAGAAAGTTAA
- a CDS encoding F0F1 ATP synthase subunit C, with the protein MEKGLIAIGAAIAVFTGFLTGLGEATVAAHACDAIGKNPEAESKIRSTMILGITLSETCAIYGLFIAVLLIFAY; encoded by the coding sequence ATGGAAAAAGGTTTAATTGCTATCGGGGCAGCGATTGCTGTATTTACAGGATTTTTAACAGGTTTAGGAGAAGCGACTGTTGCGGCTCACGCATGTGATGCCATTGGTAAAAATCCAGAAGCTGAATCCAAAATTCGTTCAACAATGATTTTAGGTATTACTTTATCAGAGACTTGTGCGATTTACGGCTTGTTTATTGCGGTGTTACTTATCTTCGCTTACTAA
- the gdhA gene encoding NADP-specific glutamate dehydrogenase, with translation MNEYVQRVIHNTSEKHKDQPEFLQSVTEVLKTIEPVVKAHPEYEKAALLERLVEPERQILFRVVWNDDKGEVHVNTGYRIQFNGVLGPYKGGLRFHPSVNLSVLKFLGFEQTFKNSLTTLAIGGGKGGSDFDPHGKSDAEIMRFCQAFMTELYRHIGPNTDVPAGDIGVGGREIGYLFGQYRRIRDSFDNGVLTGKGLTFGGSLIRPEATGFGVLYYIQRVFEHEGLVLKGKTIAVSGYGNVAWGVCKKATELGAKVVTISGHNGYVYDPEGIDTKEKINFLLEMRASQNANVKMYADKFGCAFMEGKKPWEVKVDICIPCATQNEVDLSVAEIMVQNGTQYYFEGANMPATNEAIAYLQGNGVLVGPAKAANAGGVAVSALEMSQNSERLSWSCEEVDQKLREIMYNIVDVSYQASERYGLKRDLVSGANIAGFEKVAEAMMAQGLI, from the coding sequence ATGAACGAATATGTACAACGTGTTATCCATAACACGAGTGAAAAACACAAAGATCAACCAGAGTTTTTACAATCGGTCACCGAGGTTTTAAAGACGATTGAACCGGTTGTAAAAGCGCACCCGGAATATGAAAAAGCGGCTTTATTAGAACGCTTAGTTGAACCGGAAAGACAAATTCTTTTCCGCGTTGTTTGGAACGATGATAAGGGTGAGGTCCATGTGAACACAGGGTATCGAATTCAATTCAATGGCGTGCTTGGTCCATACAAGGGTGGTTTAAGATTTCATCCATCTGTGAATCTTTCCGTCTTAAAATTCTTAGGGTTTGAACAAACCTTTAAGAATAGCTTAACCACTTTAGCGATTGGTGGCGGAAAAGGGGGAAGTGATTTTGACCCTCATGGTAAGAGTGATGCGGAAATCATGCGTTTTTGCCAAGCTTTTATGACCGAATTATATCGCCATATTGGACCAAATACGGATGTACCAGCGGGTGATATTGGTGTAGGCGGTCGTGAGATTGGTTATTTATTTGGTCAATACAGAAGAATTCGTGACAGTTTTGATAATGGCGTGTTAACGGGTAAAGGCTTGACATTTGGTGGTTCTTTAATTCGTCCGGAAGCAACGGGCTTTGGGGTATTGTATTACATTCAACGTGTTTTTGAACACGAAGGGCTTGTGTTAAAAGGGAAAACCATTGCGGTATCAGGCTATGGAAATGTGGCTTGGGGTGTTTGTAAGAAAGCAACTGAATTGGGCGCTAAAGTCGTTACAATTTCCGGTCACAATGGTTATGTTTACGATCCGGAGGGAATTGATACCAAAGAAAAGATTAATTTCTTATTAGAAATGAGGGCTTCACAAAACGCCAATGTGAAGATGTATGCCGATAAATTTGGTTGTGCCTTCATGGAGGGAAAGAAACCTTGGGAAGTGAAGGTGGATATTTGTATTCCATGTGCGACACAAAATGAAGTTGATTTATCTGTTGCGGAAATCATGGTTCAAAATGGCACTCAGTATTATTTCGAAGGAGCGAATATGCCGGCTACGAATGAGGCGATTGCTTATTTGCAAGGGAATGGTGTTTTAGTTGGTCCGGCTAAAGCGGCGAATGCAGGTGGTGTTGCGGTATCGGCTTTAGAAATGAGTCAAAATAGTGAGCGTTTAAGTTGGAGCTGTGAAGAAGTTGACCAAAAGTTAAGGGAAATCATGTACAATATCGTGGATGTATCTTATCAAGCAAGTGAACGTTATGGTCTTAAACGGGATTTGGTTTCAGGAGCGAATATTGCCGGCTTTGAAAAAGTGGCGGAAGCGATGATGGCACAAGGACTGATTTAG
- a CDS encoding ATP synthase F0 subunit B has protein sequence MSINIVNQLIPNVFTLIAQLLSTFVLFLLMRKFLWKSIQAYLQKRSDKLQSDLLAGESAKAQAESDRELAKKQLERASLKSQEMVEKATVQAKQERQLILDQAQQEAKIREDRASEQIAKERRDLENTIKAEIVNVALSATAKVVGEKHATDIDEEAITQFVEGNSHE, from the coding sequence ATGTCAATCAATATTGTCAATCAATTAATTCCAAACGTATTTACATTGATTGCGCAATTGCTGAGTACTTTCGTCTTATTTCTATTGATGCGTAAATTTCTTTGGAAATCCATTCAAGCTTATTTACAAAAAAGATCCGATAAATTGCAGTCTGATTTATTGGCCGGTGAATCCGCGAAAGCACAGGCTGAAAGCGATCGTGAGTTGGCAAAGAAACAGTTGGAACGGGCTTCTTTAAAGTCGCAAGAAATGGTTGAAAAAGCAACCGTCCAAGCGAAACAAGAACGTCAACTCATCTTAGATCAAGCACAACAAGAAGCGAAAATTCGTGAGGATAGAGCGAGTGAACAGATTGCGAAAGAACGTCGTGATTTAGAAAATACGATTAAAGCGGAAATCGTGAATGTGGCTTTAAGTGCAACTGCCAAGGTGGTTGGTGAAAAACATGCAACGGATATAGACGAAGAAGCGATTACTCAATTTGTGGAAGGAAATAGCCATGAATAA